One segment of Gasterosteus aculeatus chromosome 3, fGasAcu3.hap1.1, whole genome shotgun sequence DNA contains the following:
- the nol7 gene encoding U3 small nucleolar RNA-associated protein NOL7 isoform X1: MQGGGRVRSRSLSVTMRRSAMTLQNNMAKNQRGEAAPSSRMTGRERQMGGFSLLLESSDDEGPEEVTFEDSKADARRSMKRALDTARREKELLKEKRRKRQELFQEQKKRKLLSAEVLEEIDSTKQEQSHVKAAEEEAEPEEVEGRKRNWKQNAARNLKGNYTVTTVKQSTLASSQLKAAEDFLHSRMYGPGSRRTTSNEMLSLENKMGKNKSAAVQFVKKNWACQKKAKAEKLKKTWIHMQQIPSS; this comes from the exons ATGCAAGGCGGGGGGCGGGTCCGGTCGCGTTCGCTAAGCGTCACCATGCGACGCAGCGCGATGACGCTCCAGAACAACATGGCGAAGAATCAACGTGGGGAAGCTGCTCCGTCTTCGAGGATGACGGGTAGGGAGAGACAGATGGGGGGGTTTAGTTTGTTGCTCGAGTCCAGTGACGATGAAGGGCCCGAAGAAGTGACCTTTGAAGACTCCAAGGCTGATGCTCGGCGGAGCATGAAACGGGCGCTGGACACAGCCAgaag agaaaaagagctgctgaaggagaagagaaggaagagacaGGAGCTGTTCCAGGAGCAGAAG AAAAGAAAACTTCTATCGGCTGAAGTCTTGGAGGAAATAGACTCAAC GAAGCAGGAACAGTCCCACGTTAAAG CAGCTGAAGAAGAGGCGGAGCCAGAAGAGGTcgaggggaggaaaaggaatTGGAAACAGAACGCGGCCAGAAA CCTGAAGGGAAACTACACGGTGACGACGGTGAAGCAAAGCACGCTGGCGTCCTCCCAGCTGAAGGCAGCCGAGGATTTCCTCCATTCCCGAATGTACGGACCGGGAAGCCGAAGGACCACGA GTAACGAGATGCTCTCACTGGAGAACAAGATGGGGAAGAACAAGAGCGCCGCCGTGCAGTTTGTCAAGAAGAACTGGG CCTGTCAGAAGAAAGCCAAAGcagagaagctgaagaagacgTGGATCCACATGCAGCAGATTCCCTCCAGCTGA
- the nol7 gene encoding U3 small nucleolar RNA-associated protein NOL7 isoform X2, translating into MQGGGRVRSRSLSVTMRRSAMTLQNNMAKNQRGEAAPSSRMTGRERQMGGFSLLLESSDDEGPEEVTFEDSKADARRSMKRALDTARREKELLKEKRRKRQELFQEQKKRKLLSAEVLEEIDSTKQEQSHVKAEEEAEPEEVEGRKRNWKQNAARNLKGNYTVTTVKQSTLASSQLKAAEDFLHSRMYGPGSRRTTSNEMLSLENKMGKNKSAAVQFVKKNWACQKKAKAEKLKKTWIHMQQIPSS; encoded by the exons ATGCAAGGCGGGGGGCGGGTCCGGTCGCGTTCGCTAAGCGTCACCATGCGACGCAGCGCGATGACGCTCCAGAACAACATGGCGAAGAATCAACGTGGGGAAGCTGCTCCGTCTTCGAGGATGACGGGTAGGGAGAGACAGATGGGGGGGTTTAGTTTGTTGCTCGAGTCCAGTGACGATGAAGGGCCCGAAGAAGTGACCTTTGAAGACTCCAAGGCTGATGCTCGGCGGAGCATGAAACGGGCGCTGGACACAGCCAgaag agaaaaagagctgctgaaggagaagagaaggaagagacaGGAGCTGTTCCAGGAGCAGAAG AAAAGAAAACTTCTATCGGCTGAAGTCTTGGAGGAAATAGACTCAAC GAAGCAGGAACAGTCCCACGTTAAAG CTGAAGAAGAGGCGGAGCCAGAAGAGGTcgaggggaggaaaaggaatTGGAAACAGAACGCGGCCAGAAA CCTGAAGGGAAACTACACGGTGACGACGGTGAAGCAAAGCACGCTGGCGTCCTCCCAGCTGAAGGCAGCCGAGGATTTCCTCCATTCCCGAATGTACGGACCGGGAAGCCGAAGGACCACGA GTAACGAGATGCTCTCACTGGAGAACAAGATGGGGAAGAACAAGAGCGCCGCCGTGCAGTTTGTCAAGAAGAACTGGG CCTGTCAGAAGAAAGCCAAAGcagagaagctgaagaagacgTGGATCCACATGCAGCAGATTCCCTCCAGCTGA
- the ranbp9 gene encoding ran-binding protein 9 isoform X1, protein MSGQSSGCGFLMSVVVHGDSALNEQEKELNQRLRRLYPAVNETETPLPRSWSPKDKFSYIGLSQNNLRVHYKGHGKTPKDAASVRATHPIPAACGVYYFEVKIISKGRDGYMGIGLSAQGVNMNRLPGWDKHSYGYHGDDGHSFCSSGTGQPYGPTFTTGDVIGCCVNLINNTCFYTKNGHSLGIAFTDLPPNLYPTVGLQTPGEVVDANFGQHPFVFDIEDYMREWRTKIQAQIDRCPIGEREGEWQSMIQKMVASYLVHHSYCATAEAFAKSTDQAVHEELASIKNRQKIQKLVLSGRMGEAIETTQQLYPNLLERNPDLLFMLKVRQFIEMVNGTDSEVRCLGGRSPKSQDSYPGSPRPFSSPSHKASSSQPHPPGFDSNCCNGVTSNKSHSSSPHSHKPCPPTSGSAPPASDVSLNGSHSQQPITSDVDMEVDHFTNGVTESSSNGFLNGSSKHAAEPEDCDADMEVESTQSKRQLCGGSQAAIERMIHFGRELQSMSEHLRRECGKNSANKKMLKDAFSLLAYSDPWSSPVGYQLDAIQREPVCSTLNSAILETHNLPKQPPLAQAVGQAAQCLAIMARTGSGSCAFASVDDYLH, encoded by the exons ATGTCCGGACAGTCGTCGGGCTGCGGGTTCCTGATGTCGGTTGTCGTCCACGGAGACTCCGCTCTGAACGAACAGGAAAAGGAGCTCAACCAGCGGCTCCGACGGCTCTACCCGGCCGTTAACGAAACCGAGACCCCGCTCCCGAGATCCTGGAGCCCGAAGGACAAGTTCAGCTATATTGGGCTGTCTCAGAACAACCTCCGCGTCCACTACAAAG GTCACGGCAAAACCCCAAAAGATGCGGCGTCTGTTCGGGCCACCCACCCCATCCCGGCTGCCTGCGGCGTCTATTACTTCGAGGTGAAGATCATCAGCAAAGGCCGAGACGG GTACATGGGCATCGGCCTCTCTGCTCAGGGCGTGAACATGAACAGACTCCCCG GTTGGGACAAGCACTCGTATGGTTACCACGGAGACGACGGTCACTCCTTCTGCTCGTCCGGCACCGGGCAGCCCTACGGACCCACGTTCACCACGGGCGACGTGATCGGCTGCTGCGTCAACCTCATCAACAACACCTGCTTCTACACCAAGAACGGCCACAGCCTGG gcaTCGCCTTCACAGACCTCCCC CCCAACTTGTACCCGACCGTCGGCCTTCAGACTCCAGGCGAGGTGGTTGACGCCAACTTCGGCCAGCACCCCTTCGTGTTCGACATCGAGGACTACATGCGCGAGTGGAGGACGAAGATCCAGGCCCAGATCGACCGCTGCCCCATCGGGGAGCGGGAGGGCGAGTGGCAGTCCATGATCCAGAA GATGGTGGCGTCCTACCTGGTGCACCACAGCTACTGTGCCACGGCGGAAGCATTCGCCAAATCCACAGACCAGGCCGTGCACGAGGAGCTGGCCTCCATCAAAAACCGACAGA AGATCCAGAAGCTGGTGTTGTCGGGTAGAATGGGCGAGGCCATCGAGACCACCCAGCAGCTCTACCCCAACCTCCTGGAGAGGAACCCAGACCTGCTCTTCATGCTCAA GGTGAGACAGTTCATCGAGATGGTGAACGGGACGGACAGCGAGGTGAGGTGTCTGGGAGGTCGCAGCCCAAAGTCTCAGGACAGTTACCCCGGCTCCCCCCGGCCCTTCAGCAGCCCCAGCCACAAAGCCAGCAGCTCCCAGCCTCACCCCCCAG GGTTTGACAGTAATTGCTGTAATGGTGTGACGTCTAATAAGAGCCACAGCTCCTCCCCTCACAGTCACAAGCCCTGCCCCCCAACATCCGGCTCCGCCCCGCCGGCGTCTGACGTCAGCCTCAACGGGAGCCACAGTCAACAGCCCATAACCAG CGACGTGGATATGGAGGTCGACCACTTCACCAACGGAGTCACGGAGTCGTCCTCCAACGGCTTCCTCAACGGCAGTTCCAAACACGCCGCCGAGCCCGAGGACTGCGACGCCGACATGG AGGTCGAGTCCACTCAGTCCAAGAGGCAGCTGTGCGGCGGCAGCCAGGCGGCCATCGAGAGGATGATCCATTTCGGCAGGGAGCTCCAGAGCATGAGCGAACACCTCCGCCGCGAGTGTGGCAAGAACTCTGCTAACAAGAAGATGCTGAAG GACGCCTTCAGCCTGCTGGCCTACTCGGACCCCTGGAGCAGCCCGGTGGGCTACCAGCTGGACGCCATTCAAAGGGAGCCCGTCTGCTCCACTCTCAACAGTGCAATATTAG agACCCACAACCTGCCCAAGCAGCCCCCCCTGGCCCAGGCCGTGGGTCAGGCCGCCCAGTGCCTCGCCATCATGGCTCGAACTGGCAGCGGCTCCTGCGCCTTCGCCTCCGTGGACGATTACCTGCACTAA
- the ranbp9 gene encoding ran-binding protein 9 isoform X2, whose product MGIGLSAQGVNMNRLPGWDKHSYGYHGDDGHSFCSSGTGQPYGPTFTTGDVIGCCVNLINNTCFYTKNGHSLGIAFTDLPPNLYPTVGLQTPGEVVDANFGQHPFVFDIEDYMREWRTKIQAQIDRCPIGEREGEWQSMIQKMVASYLVHHSYCATAEAFAKSTDQAVHEELASIKNRQKIQKLVLSGRMGEAIETTQQLYPNLLERNPDLLFMLKVRQFIEMVNGTDSEVRCLGGRSPKSQDSYPGSPRPFSSPSHKASSSQPHPPGFDSNCCNGVTSNKSHSSSPHSHKPCPPTSGSAPPASDVSLNGSHSQQPITSDVDMEVDHFTNGVTESSSNGFLNGSSKHAAEPEDCDADMEVESTQSKRQLCGGSQAAIERMIHFGRELQSMSEHLRRECGKNSANKKMLKDAFSLLAYSDPWSSPVGYQLDAIQREPVCSTLNSAILETHNLPKQPPLAQAVGQAAQCLAIMARTGSGSCAFASVDDYLH is encoded by the exons ATGGGCATCGGCCTCTCTGCTCAGGGCGTGAACATGAACAGACTCCCCG GTTGGGACAAGCACTCGTATGGTTACCACGGAGACGACGGTCACTCCTTCTGCTCGTCCGGCACCGGGCAGCCCTACGGACCCACGTTCACCACGGGCGACGTGATCGGCTGCTGCGTCAACCTCATCAACAACACCTGCTTCTACACCAAGAACGGCCACAGCCTGG gcaTCGCCTTCACAGACCTCCCC CCCAACTTGTACCCGACCGTCGGCCTTCAGACTCCAGGCGAGGTGGTTGACGCCAACTTCGGCCAGCACCCCTTCGTGTTCGACATCGAGGACTACATGCGCGAGTGGAGGACGAAGATCCAGGCCCAGATCGACCGCTGCCCCATCGGGGAGCGGGAGGGCGAGTGGCAGTCCATGATCCAGAA GATGGTGGCGTCCTACCTGGTGCACCACAGCTACTGTGCCACGGCGGAAGCATTCGCCAAATCCACAGACCAGGCCGTGCACGAGGAGCTGGCCTCCATCAAAAACCGACAGA AGATCCAGAAGCTGGTGTTGTCGGGTAGAATGGGCGAGGCCATCGAGACCACCCAGCAGCTCTACCCCAACCTCCTGGAGAGGAACCCAGACCTGCTCTTCATGCTCAA GGTGAGACAGTTCATCGAGATGGTGAACGGGACGGACAGCGAGGTGAGGTGTCTGGGAGGTCGCAGCCCAAAGTCTCAGGACAGTTACCCCGGCTCCCCCCGGCCCTTCAGCAGCCCCAGCCACAAAGCCAGCAGCTCCCAGCCTCACCCCCCAG GGTTTGACAGTAATTGCTGTAATGGTGTGACGTCTAATAAGAGCCACAGCTCCTCCCCTCACAGTCACAAGCCCTGCCCCCCAACATCCGGCTCCGCCCCGCCGGCGTCTGACGTCAGCCTCAACGGGAGCCACAGTCAACAGCCCATAACCAG CGACGTGGATATGGAGGTCGACCACTTCACCAACGGAGTCACGGAGTCGTCCTCCAACGGCTTCCTCAACGGCAGTTCCAAACACGCCGCCGAGCCCGAGGACTGCGACGCCGACATGG AGGTCGAGTCCACTCAGTCCAAGAGGCAGCTGTGCGGCGGCAGCCAGGCGGCCATCGAGAGGATGATCCATTTCGGCAGGGAGCTCCAGAGCATGAGCGAACACCTCCGCCGCGAGTGTGGCAAGAACTCTGCTAACAAGAAGATGCTGAAG GACGCCTTCAGCCTGCTGGCCTACTCGGACCCCTGGAGCAGCCCGGTGGGCTACCAGCTGGACGCCATTCAAAGGGAGCCCGTCTGCTCCACTCTCAACAGTGCAATATTAG agACCCACAACCTGCCCAAGCAGCCCCCCCTGGCCCAGGCCGTGGGTCAGGCCGCCCAGTGCCTCGCCATCATGGCTCGAACTGGCAGCGGCTCCTGCGCCTTCGCCTCCGTGGACGATTACCTGCACTAA
- the rnf182 gene encoding E3 ubiquitin-protein ligase RNF182, translating to MVIELQSPEVDAPSADELECKICYSAYNLAARRPKVLGCCHRMCAKCLAKILDLGESPPDAVACPFCRYVTGLPGQAVSGLPDDCNLAAALALQSRNQRNLHSRQEATTELLLSPGLLSSLMGGGPPTTSSSSSSSSASSASSSSNAYSSVRGSPNFVVITIMETPPPPMPLPASGEDLRRQPRGPRGGFRSSSLDSTASIAHRWTAWNCASQLCQTSARVLVWVLGLLYFSSLPMGVYLLIMQRTTVGLLLVSLVPASLVVIMVYGFCQCVYHELWDCVPP from the coding sequence aTGGTGATCGAGCTGCAGAGCCCCGAAGTGGACGCGCCGAGCGCGGATGAGCTCGAGTGTAAGATCTGCTACAGCGCGTACAACCTGGCCGCTCGCAGGCCGAAGGTTCTGGGGTGCTGCCACCGGATGTGCGCCAAGTGCCTCGCCAAGATCCTGGACCTGGGTGAGTCTCCTCCCGACGCCGTGGCGTGCCCGTTCTGCCGCTACGTCACCGGCCTGCCGGGGCAGGCGGTGAGCGGCCTGCCGGACGACTGCAACCTGGCGGCGGCGCTGGCGCTCCAAAGCAGGAATCAGAGGAACCTCCACTCCCGCCAGGAGGCGACCACGGAGCTGCTCCTCAGCCCGGGGCTCCTGAGCTCCCTCATGGGCGGCGGCCCCCCcacaacatcctcctcctcctcctcctcctccgcttcctctgcttcctcctcctccaacgcCTACTCCTCCGTCCGGGGCTCCCCAAACTTCGTGGTCATCACCATCATGGAGACGCCTCCCCCTCCGATGCCGCTCCCCGCCTCCGGCGAAGACCTCCGCCGCCAGCCGCGTGGCCCCCGCGGGGGCTTCCGCTCCTCCAGCCTGGACTCCACGGCGTCCATCGCGCACAGGTGGACGGCGTGGAACTGCGCGTCCCAGCTGTGCCAGACCTCGGCCCGGGTGCTGGTGTGGGTGCTGGGCCTGCTGTACTTCAGCTCGCTGCCCATGGGGGTCTACCTGCTCATCATGCAGAGGACCACCGTCGGGCTGCTGCTGGTGAGCCTGGTCCCCGCCAGCCTCGTCGTGATCATGGTCTACGGGTTCTGCCAGTGCGTCTACCACGAGCTGTGGGACTGCGTGCCGCCGTGA